From Oryza sativa Japonica Group chromosome 4, ASM3414082v1, one genomic window encodes:
- the LOC9268846 gene encoding uncharacterized protein: MASGWAQLPDDLLDNVAQRTAGIKDYVRLRAVCKSWRSFLRPRSRPPWLMLPYDPCSESCVRGFLDASDGTVHEIDLPDTRGKRCCGSSHGWLVLERWPDVWLLNRATRERVQLPPLMRRGEALAPPRFMERGARERWEDCAYRSLRRPLLQREVRVAALSSDPSVVDGGCTVVVLLGAEEEAVFCRPTDASWTPLACPAGAFAAVDVACQSGLFHLVSHHGRVAVFDLVSPLREVPTRRDRLHALAHTWDGRCLVQRRGGCGHEPLLLATWSGGGGAG, encoded by the coding sequence ATGGCTTCCGGTTGGGCTCAACTTCCTGACGATCTCCTGGACAATGTGGCGCAGAGGACGGCTGGCATCAAGGACTacgtccgcctccgcgccgtgtgCAAGTCGTGGAGATCTTTCTTGCGCCCAAGGTCGAGGCCGCCATGGCTGATGCTCCCCTACGACCCATGCAGCGAGAGCTGCGTCAGGGGCTTCTTGGACGCCTCCGACGGCACCGTGCACGAGATTGACCTGCCGGACACGAGAGGCAAGCGGTGCTGTGGCTCGTCGCACGGCTGGCTCGTCCTCGAGCGGTGGCCCGACGTGTGGCTGCTCAACCGGGCCACGCGGGAGCGCGTCCAGCTCCCGCCCCTGATGCGCCGCGGCGAGGCCCTGGCGCCGCCGCGGTTCATGGAGCGCGGCGCGAGGGAGAGGTGGGAGGACTGCGCGTACCGCAGCCTGCGCCGCCCTCTGCTCCAGCGGGAGGTGCGCGTCGCTGCGCTGTCGTCGGACCCGtccgtcgtcgacggcgggtGCACGGTGGTTGTCCTCctcggcgccgaggaggaggcggtgttCTGCAGGCCGACGGACGCGTCGTGGACGCCCCTCGCGTGCCCGGCGGGAGCCTTCGCGGCCGTCGACGTGGCGTGCCAGAGCGGCTTGTTCCACCTCGTCAGCCACCACGGGCGCGTCGCGGTGTTCGACCTCGTCTCGCCGCTGCGTGAGGTGCCCACGCGCCGGGACAGGCTCCACGCCCTGGCGCACACGTGGGACGGCCGGTGCCTCGTCCAGCGCCGTGGTGGTTGTGGGCACGAGCCGCTGCTGTTGGCAacgtggagcggcggcggcggcgccgggtaG